The segment CCATTCATTGTTTCGCGGCGTATTTCTGATCCACTCGCATCGCGGATGATAATCTCAACCGAATCGGCTGAGTTATTCAGTTCAAACTGAATATCAGAATTGCCTTCAGCTCCAAGGTGAACCTCATTGCTCAATGCCTTCACCTGCTTTCCTGTAAGTGATGCTGCCATGGAGTTTGTTAAGCTGGCGCTCATCATATCCTGGCTACCTTGCAGGGTTTTCAGGCCGTTATTCACGCTGATCAGCTGCTCCACTGAGTTAAACTGAGCAAGCTGGGAGGCAAATTCGGCTCCATCCATTGGGTTGATAGGATCCTGATTACGCATTTGCGCCACCAACAGGTGTAAGAATTCCTGTTGCCCGAGCTGACTTTTCTTAGTCTGCCCTTGTTGAGCAAATGCTCCTGAGGCTTGTGAAGTTATACTATTTACATCCATGGTTCGGTTCCTTTAAGCGGTCCATTCCATTTGGTTGTAGCCAAATCGACGGACGGTTTGTTGTAAGTTCTGTTCGGTTTTCCGGGCCGTTGCCTGTTCATTTCCCGCACCCG is part of the Gracilimonas sediminicola genome and harbors:
- a CDS encoding flagellar hook assembly protein FlgD, with the protein product MDVNSITSQASGAFAQQGQTKKSQLGQQEFLHLLVAQMRNQDPINPMDGAEFASQLAQFNSVEQLISVNNGLKTLQGSQDMMSASLTNSMAASLTGKQVKALSNEVHLGAEGNSDIQFELNNSADSVEIIIRDASGSEIRRETMNGLSSGDHDWTWDGLNNAGDRMGEGDYTIEVKAANGDNPVGSLVFIEGIADRVRYTSEGVFLSVNDVEIPIGDVEEVGTGIF